Proteins from a single region of Acidimicrobiales bacterium:
- a CDS encoding VIT1/CCC1 transporter family protein produces the protein MSDETRDQAAAGGAGEGQGAHVHHDDHRNLNSGMARAAVFGVSDGLVSNASLVLGIAGADDAQGFVRLAGVAGLIAGAVSMAAGEYVSMRAQRELVERELEVERREHRRNPHHEIAELAKTYEQRGVDADVAREMAEGLMEDPEQALEVHAREEMGIDPNELGSPWLAAVSSFLAFCVGALLPLFPWFFGGGGGAVVASIVLAVIGAAGVGAALARFTGRSVFWSSGRQVLIASGAAVVTYAIGTAVGTGV, from the coding sequence ATGAGCGACGAGACCCGGGATCAGGCCGCAGCAGGAGGCGCAGGTGAGGGACAGGGCGCGCACGTCCACCACGACGACCACCGCAACCTCAACTCGGGGATGGCGCGTGCCGCCGTGTTCGGGGTGTCCGACGGGTTGGTCTCCAACGCCTCGCTCGTGCTGGGAATCGCCGGCGCGGACGATGCACAGGGATTCGTGCGCCTCGCCGGGGTCGCCGGGCTGATCGCCGGTGCGGTCTCGATGGCCGCGGGTGAGTACGTGTCCATGAGGGCCCAGCGCGAGCTCGTCGAACGTGAGCTCGAAGTCGAACGCCGCGAGCACCGCCGGAACCCCCACCACGAGATCGCGGAGCTCGCGAAGACCTACGAGCAGCGAGGCGTCGACGCCGACGTCGCCCGGGAGATGGCCGAAGGCCTGATGGAGGATCCCGAACAGGCGCTCGAGGTCCATGCGCGCGAGGAGATGGGCATCGACCCCAACGAACTCGGCTCGCCGTGGCTCGCCGCCGTCTCGTCGTTCCTGGCCTTCTGCGTCGGAGCGCTCCTGCCGCTGTTCCCGTGGTTCTTCGGCGGTGGTGGCGGTGCGGTCGTCGCGTCGATCGTGCTCGCCGTGATCGGCGCCGCCGGGGTAGGCGCCGCCCTGGCACGTTTCACCGGCCGCTCGGTCTTCTGGTCGTCGGGCCGCCAGGTCCTGATCGCCTCCGGCGCCGCCGTCGTGACCTATGCGATAGGCACAGCGGTGGGAACAGGCGTCTAG
- a CDS encoding SDR family NAD(P)-dependent oxidoreductase has product MELAGRSALVSGGAGGLGAAAVRELVSAGMSVVVFDRDTERSAALVSEIGSAAVAVAGDVGADEDVGAACDAAEALGTLSLVVNVVGIGWAERTVNRDGHPHDLDRYRQVIEVNQIGTFNVARLGAARMAANDPDDGGERGVIVNTASVAGYEGQTGQIAYSSSKAAIIGMSLPMARDLAPIGIRVNCIAPGIMNTDLMMTASEEVRAGLVANVVHPKRFGEPAEYGLLVRQIAENAYLNGECIRLDAALRFPPK; this is encoded by the coding sequence ATGGAACTCGCAGGGCGCAGCGCGCTGGTCTCGGGTGGCGCAGGCGGTCTCGGCGCCGCCGCGGTTCGTGAACTCGTCTCGGCCGGGATGTCCGTCGTGGTCTTCGACCGTGACACGGAGCGGTCCGCGGCCCTGGTCTCCGAGATCGGGTCCGCTGCGGTCGCCGTGGCCGGAGACGTCGGCGCCGACGAAGATGTGGGCGCCGCGTGCGACGCGGCCGAGGCGCTGGGGACGCTCTCGCTGGTCGTGAACGTCGTGGGCATCGGCTGGGCCGAGCGGACCGTGAACCGCGACGGTCACCCCCACGACCTCGATCGCTACCGCCAGGTGATCGAGGTGAACCAGATCGGAACCTTCAACGTCGCACGTCTCGGCGCGGCCCGCATGGCGGCCAACGACCCCGACGACGGTGGCGAACGCGGCGTCATCGTCAATACGGCGTCGGTGGCGGGCTACGAGGGCCAGACCGGTCAGATCGCCTACTCGTCGTCCAAGGCGGCGATCATCGGGATGAGCCTGCCGATGGCCCGGGATCTGGCGCCGATCGGGATCAGGGTCAACTGCATCGCGCCGGGGATCATGAACACCGATCTCATGATGACCGCGAGCGAAGAAGTGCGGGCCGGACTCGTGGCCAACGTCGTGCACCCGAAGCGCTTCGGGGAGCCTGCTGAGTACGGTCTGCTCGTGCGCCAGATCGCGGAGAACGCCTATCTCAACGGCGAGTGCATCCGTCTGGACGCGGCTCTGCGGTTTCCACCCAAATGA
- a CDS encoding DNA-formamidopyrimidine glycosylase family protein, giving the protein MPELPDVVVYLEALERHVVGHTLDKVRVSGISALKSFDPPLGAIEGRVVAGTRRLGKRLVFDFGDDLFCVIHLMVSGRLHWRDRGAKAGRNGLAVFDFATGSLVLTEASKKKRASIWVVAGSDQLAADHDRGGAEPLEVDATTFAEVLRARNRTLKRALTDPTIFSGIGNAYSDEILVRAGLSPVRRTGQLDDAEAARLHGAVVATLEEWTDRLRAEVGEGFPSKVTAFRPEMAVHGRHGEPCGLCGTTVQRIVYASNEVNYCPACQTEGRILADRSLSRLLKDDWPTTIEDLEDRGP; this is encoded by the coding sequence GTGCCCGAACTGCCCGACGTCGTCGTCTACCTGGAAGCCCTCGAGCGCCATGTCGTCGGGCACACCCTGGACAAGGTGCGGGTGAGCGGCATCTCGGCTCTGAAGTCCTTCGATCCGCCGTTGGGAGCCATCGAGGGCCGGGTCGTCGCGGGGACCCGTCGGTTGGGGAAGCGGCTCGTGTTCGACTTCGGTGACGACCTCTTCTGTGTCATCCATCTCATGGTCTCGGGTCGCCTCCACTGGCGGGACAGGGGCGCGAAGGCCGGCCGCAACGGCCTCGCCGTGTTCGACTTCGCCACGGGGTCACTCGTCCTGACGGAGGCGTCGAAGAAGAAGCGGGCGTCGATCTGGGTCGTGGCCGGATCCGACCAGCTCGCCGCGGACCACGACCGGGGCGGCGCAGAGCCACTCGAGGTCGACGCGACGACGTTCGCAGAGGTGCTCCGTGCCCGGAACCGCACCCTGAAGCGGGCTCTGACCGATCCGACGATCTTCTCGGGGATAGGCAACGCCTACTCCGACGAGATCCTCGTGCGGGCCGGCCTGTCACCGGTGCGTCGCACGGGTCAACTCGACGACGCCGAGGCTGCCCGGCTCCACGGCGCGGTGGTCGCCACCCTCGAGGAGTGGACCGATCGCCTGCGCGCCGAGGTCGGCGAGGGTTTCCCCTCGAAGGTGACCGCCTTCCGACCCGAGATGGCGGTCCACGGTCGTCACGGTGAGCCGTGCGGGCTGTGCGGGACGACGGTCCAGCGGATCGTCTACGCCAGCAACGAGGTCAACTACTGCCCGGCGTGTCAGACCGAGGGGCGGATCCTCGCCGACCGGTCGCTCTCACGGCTGTTGAAGGACGACTGGCCGACGACGATCGAGGACCTCGAAGACCGGGGGCCGTGA
- a CDS encoding YqgE/AlgH family protein has product MSGEGDLRGRLLVATPLIADPNFARTVVLVLEHDAADGAIAVVVNRPSDLEVAEALADWRDVVTEPRVVFFGGPVSQGSAIALAEAPGVHADWFSPVVGPLGMVDLDVEPTVVGPSVTRARVFSGYAGWGTGQLEAEIDEGSWFVVDPSPDDALGTRRDGLWHEVLRRQRGRVAWFSQYPDDVSAN; this is encoded by the coding sequence GTGAGCGGCGAGGGGGACCTGCGCGGACGCCTCCTCGTCGCGACCCCGCTCATCGCGGATCCGAACTTCGCACGGACGGTCGTCCTGGTGCTCGAACATGACGCCGCCGACGGCGCGATCGCGGTCGTGGTCAACAGACCCAGTGACCTGGAGGTGGCCGAGGCACTCGCCGACTGGCGAGACGTCGTCACCGAGCCCCGGGTCGTCTTCTTCGGCGGACCCGTGTCGCAGGGCTCGGCCATCGCGCTCGCGGAGGCTCCCGGTGTGCACGCCGACTGGTTCAGCCCGGTGGTCGGCCCGCTCGGAATGGTCGACCTCGACGTCGAACCAACCGTGGTCGGACCCTCCGTGACCCGGGCACGGGTCTTCTCGGGCTACGCCGGCTGGGGCACAGGCCAGCTCGAAGCCGAGATCGACGAGGGCTCGTGGTTCGTGGTCGACCCGTCCCCGGACGACGCCCTGGGCACGCGGCGCGACGGGTTGTGGCACGAGGTGCTGCGGCGCCAGCGCGGACGCGTCGCGTGGTTCAGCCAATACCCCGACGACGTCTCGGCCAACTGA
- a CDS encoding glycosyltransferase family 2 protein translates to MTLPLDWPVSTGDESLTPPPAKRPVAPALSVVVPLYNEERRVPALCDAARRWDTPFGAAELILVDDGSTDRTVRMLDGGLVDCEVPHRVISHDHNRGKGAAVATGMRQATGDFVAFLDADLAVTFEDLARAMSMMESAGAPIAVGSRRHPDSELPDPQPVLRRTLGRCFNLAARSMGLASMSDTQCGMKIFRRMAAAQIFPHVKSEGFAFDVEVLRVAELYGHKVIEVPVTWHHRGESKVRPVRDGMAMLRSLVAIRRRWGKGSEVRLMSSHIR, encoded by the coding sequence ATGACGCTGCCGCTCGACTGGCCGGTCTCCACCGGGGACGAGAGCCTGACACCGCCGCCGGCGAAACGTCCGGTGGCCCCGGCGCTGAGCGTCGTGGTCCCGCTGTACAACGAGGAGCGCAGGGTTCCCGCGCTCTGCGACGCGGCCCGTCGTTGGGACACCCCCTTCGGTGCGGCCGAACTGATCCTCGTCGATGACGGCTCCACGGACCGCACGGTCCGCATGCTCGACGGTGGCCTTGTCGACTGCGAGGTGCCACACCGCGTCATCTCCCATGATCACAACCGTGGGAAGGGCGCCGCCGTTGCGACGGGGATGCGTCAGGCGACCGGCGACTTCGTCGCGTTTCTCGACGCGGACCTCGCGGTCACCTTCGAGGACCTCGCCCGCGCGATGTCGATGATGGAGTCCGCAGGAGCGCCGATAGCGGTCGGTTCACGTCGCCACCCCGACTCCGAACTTCCCGACCCCCAGCCCGTGCTACGCCGCACCCTCGGCCGATGCTTCAACCTCGCCGCCCGGTCGATGGGCCTCGCGTCCATGAGTGACACGCAGTGTGGGATGAAGATCTTCCGGCGGATGGCGGCAGCCCAGATATTCCCGCACGTCAAGTCAGAAGGTTTCGCGTTCGACGTCGAGGTCCTGCGGGTCGCGGAACTCTATGGCCACAAGGTGATCGAGGTCCCGGTCACGTGGCACCACCGGGGTGAGTCGAAGGTACGCCCCGTGCGCGACGGCATGGCCATGTTGCGCAGTCTGGTCGCCATCCGCCGCCGGTGGGGCAAGGGTTCCGAGGTGCGGCTGATGAGCAGCCACATCCGCTGA
- a CDS encoding PhzF family phenazine biosynthesis protein, which yields MIELWQVDAFCDRPFAGNPAAVAVGALDVDDVMRQAIASEMNLSETAFVVPGTAADGVASLRWFTPATEVDLCGHATLAAAHVLWNELGHDADTLRFATRSGELRARREAAGIVLDFPALPAVEIEPPAGLVDALGVDPVEVHTGGDDLFVVLADASTVTALAPDIAALGRLTVAGRVPRGVIVSAEGGVEADVTSRFFGPAVGVDEDPVTGSAHCVIGPFWARRLGRGEIRAHQASARGGRLLVRELGERVELVGSAVTVARIELLV from the coding sequence ATGATCGAACTCTGGCAGGTCGACGCGTTCTGTGACCGACCTTTCGCGGGGAACCCGGCGGCGGTGGCCGTCGGAGCTCTCGACGTCGATGACGTGATGCGACAGGCGATCGCCTCGGAGATGAATCTCTCGGAGACGGCTTTCGTGGTGCCGGGCACGGCCGCTGACGGGGTCGCCTCGCTGCGGTGGTTCACGCCTGCGACCGAGGTGGACCTCTGTGGACACGCCACGCTCGCCGCGGCCCATGTGCTGTGGAACGAGCTCGGCCACGACGCCGACACCTTGCGATTCGCCACCCGCAGCGGCGAGCTGAGGGCCCGGCGCGAGGCGGCAGGGATCGTCCTGGACTTCCCCGCGCTTCCTGCGGTGGAGATCGAACCACCGGCGGGTCTCGTCGATGCGCTCGGCGTGGACCCTGTAGAGGTCCACACCGGTGGTGACGATCTCTTCGTCGTCCTCGCCGACGCCTCGACGGTCACGGCTCTCGCCCCCGACATCGCAGCCCTCGGCCGCCTCACCGTGGCGGGCCGCGTACCGCGTGGCGTCATCGTCTCCGCCGAGGGTGGCGTCGAGGCCGACGTGACGTCGCGCTTCTTCGGGCCGGCGGTCGGCGTGGACGAGGATCCGGTCACCGGTTCGGCGCACTGCGTCATAGGTCCGTTCTGGGCGCGCCGTCTGGGGCGGGGGGAGATCCGGGCCCACCAGGCATCGGCCCGCGGTGGGCGTCTCCTGGTGCGTGAGCTGGGGGAACGGGTGGAGCTCGTCGGATCGGCGGTGACAGTCGCGCGCATCGAGCTCCTCGTCTGA
- the rsgA gene encoding ribosome small subunit-dependent GTPase A produces the protein MTPIDLTTLGYDDEWAALAASHGDGSGTVGRVGRVERGECVVVTQGGTVTAASDELRSQDAVAPVTGDWVIVSDDPDMGAVVDTILPRRRALVRRDPAEAVTEQVLAANVDVVGVVHGLDRPISLGRIERFLVIAADADAEQMVVLTKTDLVDDLESLVASLEGVADTVIAVGQGHDGGLEQLHRLLAPARTMALLGPSGVGKSTLVNRLVGEDIQDTADVRDVDAKGRHTTTTRDLVVVPSGGVVVDTPGIRAVGLWDAEAALHTVYDDVSGVAAACRFRDCGHETEPGCAVRAAVESGELDAGRVDRFRALRDELAEQAEAIVERDREAGRGRRRRRTPRHRRR, from the coding sequence ATGACGCCGATCGACCTCACCACCCTCGGCTATGACGACGAGTGGGCGGCTCTCGCCGCCTCCCACGGTGACGGGTCGGGCACGGTCGGGCGGGTCGGTCGGGTCGAGCGCGGCGAGTGCGTGGTCGTGACACAGGGTGGCACCGTCACGGCGGCGTCGGACGAGTTGCGCTCCCAGGATGCGGTCGCGCCCGTGACAGGGGACTGGGTGATCGTCAGCGACGATCCCGACATGGGCGCCGTGGTCGACACCATCCTGCCCCGCCGCAGGGCACTGGTGCGGCGGGACCCGGCTGAGGCCGTGACCGAGCAGGTTCTCGCCGCGAACGTCGACGTCGTCGGAGTGGTGCACGGCCTCGACCGTCCCATCAGCCTGGGGCGCATCGAACGTTTCCTCGTCATCGCGGCCGATGCCGACGCCGAGCAGATGGTCGTGTTGACCAAGACCGACCTCGTCGACGACCTCGAGTCGCTCGTGGCGTCCCTCGAGGGGGTGGCGGACACCGTCATCGCCGTGGGTCAGGGCCACGACGGGGGGTTGGAGCAGTTGCACCGTCTCCTCGCCCCGGCGCGCACGATGGCGCTGCTGGGCCCCTCCGGCGTGGGGAAGTCGACCCTGGTGAACCGCCTCGTCGGCGAGGACATCCAGGACACGGCTGACGTCCGCGATGTCGATGCCAAGGGCCGCCACACCACGACGACGCGTGATCTCGTGGTGGTGCCGTCGGGTGGTGTCGTGGTCGATACGCCCGGGATCCGTGCCGTGGGCCTCTGGGACGCCGAGGCGGCTCTCCACACCGTCTACGACGATGTCAGCGGGGTGGCCGCCGCGTGTCGCTTCCGCGACTGCGGCCACGAGACCGAACCCGGGTGCGCCGTGCGCGCCGCGGTCGAGTCCGGCGAACTCGACGCCGGCAGGGTCGACCGGTTCCGGGCTCTGCGCGATGAACTCGCCGAACAGGCCGAGGCGATCGTCGAACGTGACCGTGAGGCCGGCCGCGGCCGGCGTCGGAGAAGAACCCCCCGCCACCGTCGTCGCTGA
- a CDS encoding YceI family protein yields MSDEAALTRVVDGRPVPAPGRWEIDPGFTRVAFVVRRLLTRMRGDFADVEGTVVIAEDPTGSSATITIPAATVRTGHPGTDEAAREMLGVEDFPTITFTSTAVAPGEADLWTITGDLTIRGVTRPVDLATRFVGAAEHPFGGMRKATFEATATVDRRDFGVDQYQVPAPGTAGAVVVGNAISITLDVEVDLGD; encoded by the coding sequence ATGAGCGACGAGGCCGCCCTCACGAGAGTGGTCGACGGCCGGCCGGTACCCGCGCCCGGTCGGTGGGAGATAGATCCCGGTTTCACGCGTGTGGCCTTCGTGGTGCGGCGGCTGTTGACCCGGATGCGGGGCGACTTCGCCGACGTGGAGGGCACCGTCGTCATCGCCGAGGATCCCACCGGGTCGAGCGCCACCATCACCATTCCGGCGGCCACCGTTCGCACCGGCCATCCGGGGACCGACGAGGCGGCCCGGGAGATGCTCGGTGTCGAGGACTTCCCGACCATCACGTTCACGTCCACGGCGGTGGCGCCCGGGGAGGCGGACCTTTGGACGATCACCGGTGACCTCACCATCCGGGGCGTGACGCGGCCGGTGGACCTGGCCACGCGGTTCGTCGGTGCCGCAGAGCACCCCTTCGGTGGGATGCGCAAGGCGACCTTCGAGGCGACCGCCACTGTCGACCGCCGTGACTTCGGTGTCGATCAGTACCAGGTCCCGGCTCCGGGCACCGCCGGCGCCGTCGTGGTGGGCAACGCGATCTCCATCACCCTCGACGTCGAGGTGGACCTGGGGGACTGA
- a CDS encoding molybdopterin-dependent oxidoreductase, producing the protein MTTVTAQPTDTEPGASPPPSRLDRPLAAVAGILGAGVALSVGELFSGFSESVPSLVVGVAEAVVDSKNVPTWVRRWSIDTLGTSQKPALIAGVTVVSVLLGAVVGILARKPARRWIVPVVFALFALIGAIASSDNPLISDGWAWTTAIVAAVAGAATLHLLLEALARRSPTWGDTKGIAAAVSERRWFLGLAGGTALTALFASGLGSLLRGRGDVGAARQEVAARLGSSTDVASAPLPGSFDDLDGISTLVTPNDDFYRIDTALSVPQVDPANWRLSITGMVEEPFEISFDELVAMDFVTEPVTLSCVSNEVGGRLVGNAVWQGVPLADLLDRAGVRDGATQVVGRSVDGWTAGFPTEVATDGRVAMVAVTMNGEPLPVKHGFPARLVVAGLYGYVSATKWLSEIELTTLEDFDGYWVPRGWSKFGPIKTQSRIDVPRNGRDLVAGAQPIAGVAWAPSRSVEKVEVQVDDGPWREAELSEELSDNSWRQWMLAWDATPGDHRIRVRATDGDGDTQIEDRSSPAPDGATGWHTVSVSVA; encoded by the coding sequence ATGACCACCGTCACCGCACAACCGACCGACACCGAACCTGGCGCCTCGCCCCCGCCGAGCAGACTCGACCGGCCGCTCGCGGCCGTCGCCGGGATTCTCGGTGCGGGCGTCGCACTCTCCGTCGGTGAGCTGTTCTCGGGGTTCTCGGAGAGCGTGCCGTCGCTCGTGGTCGGTGTGGCAGAGGCCGTGGTGGACTCGAAGAACGTCCCCACCTGGGTCCGCCGGTGGAGTATCGACACTCTCGGGACCTCTCAGAAGCCGGCGCTGATCGCAGGCGTGACGGTGGTCTCGGTCCTGCTCGGCGCGGTGGTCGGCATCCTCGCCCGGAAACCGGCACGCCGCTGGATCGTGCCCGTCGTCTTCGCCCTGTTCGCGCTCATCGGCGCGATCGCGTCGTCGGACAACCCGCTCATCTCCGACGGGTGGGCCTGGACCACTGCGATCGTCGCCGCCGTGGCGGGGGCAGCCACCCTGCACCTGCTCCTCGAGGCCCTCGCCCGGCGCTCCCCCACGTGGGGCGACACGAAGGGCATCGCGGCGGCCGTGTCGGAACGCCGCTGGTTCCTGGGCCTCGCCGGGGGCACCGCCCTCACCGCCCTGTTCGCCTCCGGCCTCGGCTCACTGCTGCGCGGACGTGGCGATGTCGGCGCCGCCCGCCAGGAGGTCGCCGCCCGACTCGGTTCGTCCACCGACGTCGCATCCGCACCGCTGCCCGGAAGCTTCGACGACCTCGACGGGATCTCGACGCTCGTAACCCCCAACGACGACTTCTACCGGATCGACACGGCACTGAGCGTGCCGCAGGTCGACCCGGCCAACTGGCGTCTGTCGATCACAGGGATGGTGGAGGAGCCCTTCGAGATCAGCTTCGACGAGCTGGTGGCGATGGACTTCGTGACGGAACCGGTGACCCTGTCGTGCGTCTCGAACGAGGTGGGCGGTCGCCTCGTCGGGAACGCCGTGTGGCAGGGCGTCCCCCTGGCGGACCTCTTGGACCGCGCCGGCGTCCGCGACGGGGCCACGCAGGTGGTCGGGCGGTCGGTGGACGGCTGGACCGCCGGGTTCCCGACGGAGGTCGCCACCGACGGACGGGTCGCGATGGTCGCTGTGACCATGAACGGCGAACCCCTCCCCGTGAAGCACGGGTTCCCGGCCCGCCTCGTCGTCGCAGGGCTCTACGGCTACGTCTCGGCGACGAAGTGGCTGAGCGAGATCGAACTGACGACCCTCGAGGACTTCGACGGCTACTGGGTGCCACGCGGCTGGTCCAAGTTCGGGCCGATCAAGACCCAGTCACGGATCGACGTGCCCCGCAACGGGCGCGATCTCGTGGCCGGGGCCCAGCCGATCGCCGGTGTGGCCTGGGCGCCGAGTCGCTCCGTCGAGAAGGTCGAGGTCCAGGTGGACGACGGGCCGTGGCGCGAGGCGGAACTGTCCGAAGAGCTGTCGGACAACTCGTGGCGCCAGTGGATGCTGGCCTGGGACGCGACGCCGGGCGACCACCGCATCCGGGTGCGCGCCACCGACGGCGACGGCGACACCCAGATCGAGGATCGTTCCAGCCCCGCCCCGGACGGCGCGACCGGCTGGCACACCGTCTCGGTCAGCGTCGCCTGA
- the ftsH gene encoding ATP-dependent zinc metalloprotease FtsH, translated as MTRSRRMFLSVAIVAVAAAYSVLALQLLGDDSPGAEIPYSVFREEVASGNVVRVETSGDSVSGVFVSPVDAGDDGTVLEFTTVRPSFADDDLLGDLVDQGVEVEARVPSNRNPLWQQLLLTLVPVVLLVSVLVWIFSRSSMGMRFGRSDAQAWDGRGRSTTFDDVAGIDEAKAELVELVDFLRNPERYSRLGADVPRGVLLSGPPGTGKTLLARAVAGEAGVPFFSMSASEFTEMLVGVGASRVRSLFRKAKEAAPAIIFIDELDAIGRARAAQGSSGEREGETTLNQILTEMDGFSNTDGVIVIGATNRPDVLDSALRRPGRFDRHVVVSPPDLAGRRAILELHTREVPLAADVDLQRVAATTPGMAGADLRNLVNEAAITAARDDRDRVRGDDFLRSLEKIVLGTERAVVITPVERRRTAYHEAGHALVGMLQPGADPVRKISIIPRGRSLGVTYQSPDSDRYVFTEAYLRGRMMGLLGGRAAEQLVFDEVTTGAEDDLEHVTRLARMMVARWGMSSEIGPVSHPVDAELSDPATAAVRRIITECYEAAHGLLARNRDRLDRLAEALLAAETLDQDAAYEVAGVVDEIPDDAMVVVVDP; from the coding sequence GTGACTCGAAGTCGCCGGATGTTCCTGTCGGTCGCGATCGTCGCCGTGGCGGCGGCGTACTCCGTCCTCGCGCTCCAACTCCTGGGCGACGACTCCCCCGGCGCCGAGATCCCGTACTCGGTGTTCCGTGAGGAGGTTGCCAGCGGCAACGTGGTTCGCGTCGAGACCAGCGGCGACAGCGTCAGCGGCGTATTCGTCTCGCCCGTCGACGCCGGGGACGACGGGACGGTCCTCGAGTTCACCACCGTGCGTCCCAGCTTCGCCGACGACGACCTCCTGGGTGATCTGGTGGACCAGGGCGTCGAGGTCGAGGCCCGGGTTCCCTCGAACCGCAACCCCCTGTGGCAACAGCTCCTGTTGACGCTCGTCCCCGTCGTTCTGCTCGTGTCCGTGCTCGTCTGGATCTTCAGCCGCTCCTCGATGGGGATGCGCTTCGGGCGATCCGACGCCCAGGCATGGGACGGACGCGGCCGATCCACCACGTTCGACGACGTCGCCGGCATCGACGAGGCGAAGGCCGAGCTCGTAGAGCTCGTCGACTTCCTCCGCAACCCTGAGCGCTACAGCCGGCTCGGCGCCGACGTCCCGCGTGGGGTGCTGCTGTCGGGCCCACCTGGCACCGGCAAGACCCTCCTCGCGCGTGCCGTCGCAGGCGAGGCCGGCGTGCCCTTCTTCTCGATGTCCGCGTCGGAGTTCACCGAGATGCTGGTCGGCGTGGGAGCGAGCCGGGTCCGCAGCCTGTTCCGAAAGGCCAAGGAGGCTGCTCCGGCGATCATCTTCATCGACGAACTCGACGCCATCGGCCGCGCCCGCGCGGCCCAGGGCTCCTCCGGTGAACGTGAGGGTGAGACGACGCTCAACCAGATCCTGACCGAGATGGACGGCTTCTCGAACACCGACGGCGTGATCGTCATCGGCGCCACGAACCGTCCCGACGTGCTGGACAGCGCGTTGCGGCGGCCCGGCCGCTTCGATCGCCACGTCGTCGTCAGCCCACCGGACCTCGCCGGGCGCAGGGCGATTCTCGAGCTCCACACCCGCGAGGTGCCACTGGCCGCCGACGTGGATCTCCAACGTGTCGCAGCGACGACCCCCGGCATGGCGGGGGCCGATCTGCGCAATCTCGTGAACGAGGCTGCCATCACCGCGGCCCGCGACGACCGCGACCGGGTCCGCGGCGACGACTTCCTGCGCTCCCTCGAGAAGATCGTCCTCGGTACCGAACGCGCCGTGGTCATCACCCCCGTGGAACGACGCCGCACCGCCTACCACGAGGCCGGGCACGCCCTCGTGGGGATGCTGCAACCGGGTGCCGACCCCGTCCGCAAGATCTCCATCATCCCCCGCGGTCGCTCCCTGGGAGTGACCTACCAGAGCCCCGACAGCGACCGCTACGTCTTCACGGAGGCCTACCTCCGCGGTCGGATGATGGGCCTCCTCGGTGGGCGGGCGGCCGAGCAACTCGTCTTCGACGAGGTGACGACCGGCGCCGAGGACGATCTCGAACACGTCACCCGTCTCGCCCGGATGATGGTGGCACGGTGGGGCATGTCGAGTGAGATCGGGCCGGTCAGCCACCCGGTCGACGCGGAGCTCTCCGACCCGGCCACGGCTGCCGTGAGGCGCATCATCACCGAGTGCTACGAGGCGGCCCATGGCCTGTTGGCGCGGAACCGCGACCGCCTCGACCGGCTGGCTGAAGCTCTCCTCGCGGCGGAGACCCTCGACCAGGACGCCGCCTACGAGGTGGCCGGCGTGGTCGACGAGATCCCCGACGATGCGATGGTCGTCGTCGTCGACCCCTGA